In the genome of Desulfotignum phosphitoxidans DSM 13687, one region contains:
- a CDS encoding alpha/beta hydrolase, with the protein MEKYLPIIYVRGYAGSQGAVESTVDRPYYGFNLGSTQVRTGPDGDPDFFIFESPLVRLIKDHGYTDLFARTGNGGAVELLNGEDKRYETGRFPVRSLWIFRYYDRTSERAGDGTRDVIETLGENLGCLVDYVLAQTGAPRVHLVAHSMGGLICRSLIQRVLQKEAAKKIDRLFTYATPHRGIHFRRGLGFLTSVRDLLGLNDSNTFGPDRMREFLGFSNNWDPNRLNEMGGHFPVDRVFSLVGTNHTDYNLARLAVGPGSDGLVQMDHAYVKGSSRAFVFRSHSGPLGIVNSEEGYQNLQRFLFGDTSVRIDLENVRLKNALRSNGDLRFLLIETTVLIRGEQIVMTDQREEQGSALTVPARALETGCETLFRTYLMKAYRPSARDRYSNFQIRLRVLPLYVRNRRVLRDRHYFGEHLFQHTLTVGIRDSDAGDGRLVRARWAGLDSDLPATGKRYPRNDNIRFPLPSKNLEQGDLVLRVRDEHGNSS; encoded by the coding sequence ATGGAAAAATACCTGCCCATCATTTACGTGCGGGGGTACGCCGGAAGCCAGGGAGCGGTGGAGTCCACGGTGGACCGGCCGTACTACGGCTTCAATCTCGGCTCCACCCAGGTGCGTACCGGTCCGGACGGTGATCCGGACTTCTTCATCTTTGAAAGCCCCCTGGTCCGCCTGATCAAGGACCACGGCTACACGGATCTTTTTGCCCGGACCGGCAATGGCGGGGCCGTGGAGCTGCTCAACGGCGAGGACAAGCGGTATGAAACCGGCAGATTCCCTGTCCGGTCCCTCTGGATCTTTCGCTACTATGACCGGACCTCGGAACGTGCCGGCGACGGCACCCGTGATGTCATCGAGACCCTGGGAGAAAACCTGGGCTGCCTGGTGGATTATGTCCTGGCGCAGACGGGTGCCCCCCGGGTCCACCTGGTGGCACACTCCATGGGCGGGCTCATCTGCCGATCGCTGATCCAGCGGGTCTTACAGAAGGAGGCCGCAAAAAAGATCGACCGGCTCTTCACCTATGCCACACCTCACCGGGGCATTCACTTCCGGCGCGGTCTCGGCTTTTTGACCAGCGTGCGCGACCTGCTCGGGCTCAATGACTCCAACACCTTCGGCCCTGACCGGATGCGCGAGTTCCTTGGTTTCTCCAACAATTGGGACCCGAACCGCCTGAACGAGATGGGCGGACACTTTCCTGTTGACCGGGTCTTCTCGCTGGTCGGCACCAACCACACCGACTACAACCTGGCCCGGCTGGCCGTGGGGCCGGGCAGCGACGGCCTGGTGCAGATGGACCACGCCTATGTCAAAGGCAGCAGCCGTGCCTTTGTCTTTCGCAGTCACAGCGGGCCCCTGGGCATTGTCAACTCGGAAGAAGGGTACCAGAACCTCCAGCGCTTCCTCTTTGGTGACACCAGCGTGCGCATCGACCTGGAAAACGTCCGCCTCAAGAACGCCCTGCGCAGCAACGGGGATCTGCGCTTTCTGCTCATCGAGACCACGGTGCTGATCCGGGGTGAGCAGATCGTCATGACCGACCAGCGCGAGGAGCAAGGCTCAGCCCTGACCGTCCCGGCCCGGGCCCTGGAGACCGGATGTGAAACCCTGTTCCGCACCTATCTGATGAAGGCATACCGGCCCAGCGCCCGGGACCGCTATTCCAACTTTCAGATCCGGCTGCGTGTTCTACCCCTTTACGTGCGCAACCGCCGGGTGCTGCGGGACCGCCACTACTTTGGTGAACACCTGTTTCAGCACACCCTCACCGTGGGCATCCGGGACAGCGACGCCGGTGACGGCCGCCTGGTGCGGGCCAGATGGGCCGGGCTTGACAGCGATCTTCCCGCCACGGGCAAACGCTATCCCCGCAATGACAACATCCGCTTCCCCCTGCCGTCAAAGAACCTGGAACAGGGGGATCTGGTGCTCCGTGTCCGGGATGAGCATGGGAATTCCAGTTGA
- a CDS encoding helix-turn-helix domain-containing protein codes for MVAKSGARLKANLTQARLAEKLGIRQNMISDYERGKRRLSPEMAERIAEILEIKADRIS; via the coding sequence ATGGTAGCGAAAAGCGGTGCCAGACTGAAAGCCAACCTGACGCAGGCCCGGCTTGCTGAAAAACTTGGCATTCGTCAGAACATGATTTCTGACTATGAACGAGGCAAGAGAAGGCTTTCACCCGAAATGGCAGAACGTATAGCTGAAATCCTTGAAATCAAAGCTGACAGAATTTCATAG
- a CDS encoding type II toxin-antitoxin system VapC family toxin, with product MRTRIICDTHILIFWQDDPMRLSNAARSAIENGLTDKTLACSDISFWEIAMLMHSGRLRNDISPVQYMTDLCLALSLTVWPITPEIAFLSQENFFHHNDPADRLIAATAIHHNAPLITADKKLQDLEPLTVIW from the coding sequence ATGCGGACGCGGATAATTTGTGATACCCATATTCTGATCTTCTGGCAGGATGACCCGATGCGCCTGAGCAATGCGGCCCGGTCCGCCATTGAAAACGGATTGACTGACAAAACCCTTGCCTGTTCAGATATCTCCTTCTGGGAAATTGCCATGCTGATGCATTCCGGCCGATTGCGAAACGACATCTCACCGGTACAGTACATGACGGATCTTTGTCTGGCTTTATCCTTGACTGTCTGGCCGATTACACCGGAAATAGCATTTCTATCCCAGGAAAATTTTTTTCATCATAATGATCCTGCCGACCGGCTGATTGCAGCGACAGCCATTCATCACAATGCACCGCTGATCACTGCGGACAAAAAACTTCAAGATCTGGAACCGCTGACAGTGATATGGTAG
- a CDS encoding type II toxin-antitoxin system Phd/YefM family antitoxin, producing the protein MDYSVHKICTEITFQLEVTMPQVNITEFRNHLPHYMKQVQNGVEFLITSHGKKIARLVPESDAVTEAHNRLMKLRGTMIKGDIIEPAGGEWHADADNL; encoded by the coding sequence ATGGATTATTCTGTACATAAAATATGTACAGAAATAACGTTCCAACTGGAGGTGACGATGCCGCAAGTAAATATAACGGAGTTTCGCAACCATCTTCCACATTATATGAAACAGGTACAAAATGGGGTTGAATTTCTGATAACAAGCCATGGAAAAAAAATTGCCCGCCTTGTCCCTGAATCCGATGCTGTAACAGAGGCCCACAACCGGCTCATGAAATTACGGGGGACAATGATCAAGGGAGACATTATAGAACCTGCCGGGGGAGAATGGCATGCGGACGCGGATAATTTGTGA
- a CDS encoding HVO_A0114 family putative DNA-binding protein translates to MKTVILDVRTPADAMADFTQAWNTGKSEKSDRISFASPELLWRVLTAKRWELLKILCGAGSVSIREAARRAGRDVKAVHSDVTALLNAGILTRTDKGRIVFPYDAVKAGITWEDSQNKN, encoded by the coding sequence ATGAAAACTGTGATCCTTGATGTTCGCACACCTGCCGATGCCATGGCGGATTTTACACAGGCCTGGAACACAGGAAAATCAGAGAAGTCAGACCGCATCAGCTTTGCGTCCCCGGAGTTGCTCTGGCGGGTATTGACCGCAAAACGCTGGGAATTACTCAAGATTCTCTGCGGCGCGGGGTCTGTATCAATTCGAGAAGCAGCCCGCCGTGCCGGCCGTGATGTCAAGGCCGTTCACAGTGATGTGACGGCACTGCTGAATGCCGGCATACTCACCCGCACGGACAAAGGGCGTATCGTTTTCCCCTATGATGCGGTGAAAGCCGGAATAACCTGGGAAGACAGCCAAAACAAAAATTGA
- a CDS encoding DsrE family protein: MSENTHLYVLWTNDNLITAEKMVFMYTVNSLVHGWWEEVTLIIWGATAKLVNENTDIQEQIKKAQDAGVHVTACKACADQLGITETLEKLNIEVKYWGVPLTEVLTNGEKLLTI; this comes from the coding sequence ATGAGCGAAAACACACACCTTTACGTATTATGGACCAATGACAACCTGATTACAGCTGAAAAAATGGTATTTATGTATACGGTCAATTCTCTTGTTCATGGCTGGTGGGAAGAAGTGACCCTTATTATCTGGGGGGCGACTGCCAAACTGGTGAATGAAAATACAGATATCCAGGAACAGATCAAAAAGGCACAGGATGCGGGTGTTCACGTAACAGCCTGTAAAGCCTGTGCAGATCAGTTAGGCATTACGGAAACACTGGAAAAACTGAATATCGAGGTCAAGTATTGGGGCGTCCCGTTAACGGAAGTTTTAACGAACGGAGAAAAGCTGCTGACAATTTGA
- a CDS encoding GNAT family N-acetyltransferase, with protein sequence MDLCFQQFESELANLPGKYAPPSGTLLLAMDGQKAVGCGALRRLGTIQDRTCEMKRLYVCAEARGLGTGGQIAGRLIQQGIRLGYSTMLLDTLDRLESAIHLYESLGFVRTKPYYDNPLPGVVYWKLDLRGQHCAAADPGVR encoded by the coding sequence GTGGATCTATGTTTCCAGCAGTTTGAGTCAGAGCTGGCAAATCTTCCGGGAAAGTATGCCCCGCCGTCCGGTACACTCCTGCTCGCCATGGACGGGCAAAAGGCTGTGGGTTGCGGTGCTTTGCGCAGATTGGGTACGATACAGGACCGCACTTGTGAGATGAAGCGGCTTTATGTATGCGCCGAAGCAAGGGGCCTGGGCACTGGCGGTCAAATCGCCGGACGGCTCATTCAGCAAGGCATTCGTTTGGGTTATTCTACCATGCTTCTGGATACACTGGATCGGTTGGAATCCGCCATCCATCTATACGAATCATTGGGTTTTGTGCGCACAAAACCATATTATGACAATCCGCTCCCCGGGGTTGTATATTGGAAACTGGACCTGAGAGGCCAGCATTGTGCTGCAGCTGATCCCGGTGTTCGGTAA
- a CDS encoding DUF342 domain-containing protein, producing MVKEKDHIDNLSRDNGTLLLGKLAIKYQFITPAQLADALAILEAKIAGQKTYLGEILVNENMITPAQLDVLLHVQKAYESRQRDIRFGILAIKNKFATREQIDSALQEQNRLFKKNRRIQRIGDILVASNILSGHQRDAILARQNRLRKDAGDALEPPGFGPRTAETADQKASDDPCVTLSVSADKCLATLRISGENKKSVTMADIKQVLQTRNITHGIVEDTRIAAYLASSAPENETLQIAKGITPVPPRDATITYHFDTDPLKVGTLKKGGAIDFKSKGRYSLVTEKSVLAEKIPAVAGVPGKDITGETIAVPEPRDVTLQFGKGAGLSSDKLKIIALCDGIPEISATGKVRVSPELEITGDIGLETGHTDFEGKINVAGTIQNGYRVRGNSLRAGEIRRAEVIMTGDIVVNGGVIGATIKTDGNVQARYIHDAAIEALGDVVVEKEIIDSRIQIGGACILNSGHILSSRIAAKKGVIANDIGSEMSKSCAFVIGVDENVKQKISDLKTAINQRNDETRALEDRLNPLKASHDELEKKIGIKVQRMDRASVEQRTCQKKIESLARAADDDEAAGLHRRLELLATALARDEQELEALFNEQDRLSGLVLDIRKKLGKIGAEIDELNGEMSGVIEWSGREKGIPEVRVKGTLHAGTAITGINAFVSVKQDMHGVIVRETGPPEDGGREKGTAGKEAPKQRMTILPL from the coding sequence ATGGTAAAAGAAAAAGATCACATTGACAATTTATCCCGGGACAATGGCACGTTACTCCTGGGGAAACTGGCGATAAAATATCAATTTATCACCCCGGCCCAGCTTGCAGATGCCCTGGCAATCCTGGAAGCGAAAATTGCCGGCCAGAAAACGTATCTCGGAGAAATCCTTGTCAACGAAAATATGATCACCCCGGCCCAGCTGGATGTTCTGCTTCATGTCCAGAAGGCCTATGAATCAAGGCAACGGGACATCCGGTTCGGGATCCTTGCCATAAAAAACAAGTTCGCCACCCGGGAACAGATAGATTCAGCACTCCAGGAACAGAATCGGCTTTTCAAGAAAAATCGGCGAATTCAGCGCATCGGTGATATTCTGGTGGCTTCAAACATTTTGTCCGGACATCAGCGGGATGCCATTCTTGCCCGCCAGAACCGGTTGAGAAAAGATGCCGGAGATGCTTTGGAGCCCCCCGGCTTTGGTCCCCGGACGGCAGAGACAGCAGACCAAAAAGCGTCAGACGATCCTTGCGTTACCCTGTCAGTATCCGCAGATAAGTGCCTTGCAACGCTGCGGATCTCCGGGGAAAACAAGAAATCCGTCACAATGGCGGACATTAAGCAGGTCCTCCAGACCCGCAATATTACTCATGGCATCGTGGAAGATACCCGGATCGCCGCCTACCTGGCCTCCAGTGCTCCGGAAAACGAAACACTTCAGATTGCTAAGGGGATCACTCCCGTTCCTCCCCGGGACGCTACCATTACATACCATTTTGATACGGATCCGTTAAAAGTGGGCACCCTTAAAAAAGGGGGTGCCATTGATTTCAAAAGCAAGGGCCGGTATTCACTGGTCACTGAAAAAAGCGTGCTGGCCGAAAAAATTCCCGCTGTGGCCGGGGTGCCGGGAAAAGATATAACGGGAGAGACCATCGCAGTTCCCGAACCCCGAGACGTGACGCTCCAGTTCGGCAAGGGGGCCGGTCTCTCCAGTGACAAACTGAAAATCATTGCCCTTTGCGACGGGATTCCGGAGATATCGGCCACGGGCAAAGTGCGTGTCTCACCCGAACTTGAGATCACGGGGGATATCGGTTTAGAGACCGGCCACACTGACTTTGAAGGCAAAATCAATGTGGCCGGAACCATACAAAATGGATACCGGGTGCGGGGAAACAGCCTCAGGGCCGGGGAAATACGACGGGCCGAGGTGATCATGACCGGGGACATCGTCGTCAATGGCGGTGTCATCGGTGCCACCATCAAAACAGACGGCAATGTTCAGGCACGATATATCCATGATGCCGCCATTGAAGCCCTGGGGGATGTTGTGGTGGAAAAGGAGATCATTGATTCCAGAATTCAGATCGGCGGGGCCTGTATCCTCAATAGCGGTCATATCCTGTCGTCCAGAATTGCCGCAAAAAAAGGGGTGATCGCCAACGATATCGGCTCTGAAATGTCAAAATCGTGTGCATTTGTCATCGGTGTGGATGAAAACGTGAAGCAAAAAATCAGTGACCTGAAAACAGCCATAAATCAGCGAAACGACGAGACGCGCGCCCTTGAGGACCGTCTGAATCCTTTGAAGGCTTCCCATGATGAACTTGAAAAAAAAATCGGCATCAAGGTGCAGCGCATGGACCGTGCATCGGTTGAGCAGCGGACGTGCCAGAAGAAAATTGAATCGCTTGCCCGTGCAGCAGATGATGACGAGGCAGCAGGGCTGCACCGCCGCCTGGAACTACTGGCAACCGCCCTGGCCAGAGATGAACAGGAACTGGAGGCCCTTTTCAATGAACAGGATCGTCTCTCCGGATTGGTGTTGGATATCCGGAAGAAACTTGGAAAAATCGGGGCCGAGATCGATGAATTGAACGGTGAAATGTCCGGGGTGATTGAGTGGTCTGGCCGGGAAAAGGGCATCCCGGAGGTACGGGTCAAGGGAACCCTCCATGCGGGAACCGCCATAACCGGCATCAATGCATTTGTGTCCGTGAAACAGGACATGCACGGGGTGATTGTCCGGGAAACCGGGCCCCCGGAGGATGGGGGCCGGGAAAAGGGCACAGCCGGGAAGGAGGCCCCGAAGCAGCGGATGACCATCCTTCCCCTTTGA
- a CDS encoding DUF3786 domain-containing protein: MNHDLVDPLYFTRLAEQDPADVCRRAVCTYDEAAGIYGLTVWGREYAVDPRQGRIFCVNPDPYPEPLHPYFDLFAVHYLLSATEVPPAGQWISEKDIPGGSTFFRGPHAVPTHGIASRFDEDIQGFTRRCEQYGGTRLALADAAFSFFITPRVPVAVLFWQGDEEFPAEAKLLFDKTIARHLASDIVYALAVGVCEQLKHPDIQAMYYNPVPDSDGSFD; this comes from the coding sequence ATGAATCATGATCTGGTGGATCCATTGTATTTTACCCGGCTGGCAGAACAGGACCCGGCCGATGTCTGCCGCCGGGCCGTGTGCACGTATGATGAGGCCGCCGGGATCTATGGGCTGACCGTCTGGGGAAGAGAATATGCTGTGGATCCCCGGCAGGGCCGGATCTTTTGTGTCAATCCGGACCCGTACCCGGAGCCGCTGCATCCTTATTTTGATCTGTTTGCCGTACATTATCTCCTGTCTGCCACAGAGGTTCCGCCGGCCGGTCAATGGATTTCGGAAAAAGATATCCCCGGCGGCAGCACTTTTTTCAGAGGCCCCCATGCGGTTCCGACCCATGGGATCGCCTCCCGGTTTGACGAAGATATCCAGGGATTCACCCGCCGGTGTGAGCAGTACGGCGGCACCCGGCTGGCCCTGGCAGATGCCGCGTTTTCGTTTTTCATCACCCCCCGGGTGCCCGTGGCCGTGCTGTTCTGGCAGGGGGATGAAGAATTTCCCGCAGAAGCGAAACTGCTGTTTGACAAAACCATTGCCCGCCATCTGGCATCGGATATTGTCTACGCTTTAGCCGTAGGCGTGTGTGAACAGCTGAAACATCCGGATATCCAAGCCATGTATTATAACCCTGTTCCAGACAGTGACGGGTCGTTTGATTGA
- a CDS encoding linear amide C-N hydrolase, protein MYFSKAKICLISVAGAFFTFFLFAAMTHACTGVRLVGKDGTAVFGRTQEWGKFDLNAKIAVIARGTSFQGRTPEGNTGLQWDAEYGFAGTLLMDRVFCTGLNEKGLAAGFFYHDGFAGYADFDVKKADQSMAPGDVLSFILSSFSTLEEVRDGLTQEHVVAVVDPDLHKTVPMHLMVTEPGGKCMVIEFKDGQVTFFDNPVGVIANNPTFDWHLTNLRNYGFLSQKPFKAEKWGDLEITPLAAGSGLLGLPGDFTSPSRFVRATVFSQTSRPTDGGLDTVQEVFRILDSFQLPASQSEGTDAGNADKGKSLPSGTQYTVVTDTKNLTIYYHTMFNRRIRKIDLKTIDFSKGPLRSIPLDENRKQDIRDITGKLAVK, encoded by the coding sequence ATGTATTTTTCAAAAGCTAAAATCTGTTTAATTTCGGTTGCCGGCGCGTTTTTTACATTTTTTTTATTTGCTGCAATGACGCATGCCTGTACAGGGGTGCGTCTTGTGGGAAAAGACGGAACCGCGGTTTTCGGCCGGACCCAGGAGTGGGGGAAATTCGATCTCAATGCAAAGATTGCCGTCATTGCCCGGGGCACATCGTTTCAGGGCAGAACACCGGAAGGAAACACTGGCCTGCAATGGGATGCAGAATACGGGTTTGCGGGCACGCTGCTTATGGACCGGGTTTTCTGCACCGGATTGAACGAAAAAGGACTGGCCGCGGGATTTTTTTATCACGACGGCTTTGCCGGGTATGCTGATTTCGACGTCAAAAAAGCCGATCAATCAATGGCCCCGGGCGATGTCCTTTCTTTCATCCTTTCGAGCTTTTCAACCCTGGAAGAGGTGCGTGACGGCCTGACCCAGGAACATGTCGTGGCCGTGGTGGATCCTGATCTGCACAAAACGGTTCCCATGCATCTGATGGTCACCGAACCCGGCGGAAAGTGCATGGTTATTGAATTCAAGGACGGTCAGGTGACATTTTTCGACAATCCTGTGGGCGTGATTGCCAACAACCCGACGTTTGACTGGCATTTGACCAATCTGCGCAATTACGGTTTTTTGTCCCAAAAGCCCTTTAAGGCTGAAAAATGGGGTGACCTGGAAATAACACCCCTGGCAGCAGGATCCGGGCTTCTCGGCCTGCCCGGAGATTTCACCTCCCCGTCCAGATTCGTGCGCGCAACTGTTTTTTCCCAGACCTCGCGCCCGACCGATGGCGGCCTGGATACGGTGCAGGAAGTTTTCAGAATCCTGGACAGCTTCCAGCTTCCGGCCAGCCAGTCCGAGGGAACGGATGCAGGCAATGCGGACAAGGGCAAATCACTTCCTTCCGGTACACAATATACCGTGGTCACGGATACAAAAAATCTGACTATCTATTATCACACCATGTTCAACCGCAGAATCAGGAAAATCGATTTAAAAACAATTGATTTCAGCAAGGGGCCTTTGCGCAGCATCCCGCTTGACGAAAACCGCAAACAGGATATCAGGGATATCACAGGCAAACTGGCAGTAAAGTAA
- a CDS encoding LOG family protein, producing the protein MVESICIFLGSSPGVNPVYARAAAEMGRQLAAHGLTCVYGGSNTGLMKLLADSALEAGGRVIGVTVQALRDKEIFHPGLTRLHVVSTMHERKMKMVELSDGFVVLPGGIGTFEEFFEIYTLSILGFHSKPFGLLNINNYFAPLDALLDSAQAQGFLKAPHRDVVLRADTPDEMIRRLIN; encoded by the coding sequence ATGGTGGAATCAATCTGTATTTTTTTAGGGTCCAGCCCGGGTGTGAACCCCGTGTATGCCCGGGCCGCGGCGGAAATGGGCAGGCAACTGGCCGCACACGGCCTGACCTGCGTGTATGGCGGATCAAACACCGGTCTGATGAAACTGTTGGCAGACAGTGCGCTGGAAGCCGGGGGCCGGGTGATCGGTGTGACGGTCCAGGCCCTGCGGGACAAGGAAATTTTCCATCCCGGGCTGACCCGCCTGCATGTGGTTTCCACCATGCATGAACGAAAGATGAAAATGGTGGAACTGTCTGACGGGTTTGTGGTCCTGCCGGGCGGGATCGGCACGTTTGAGGAGTTTTTTGAGATCTATACCCTGTCCATTCTGGGGTTCCATTCCAAGCCGTTCGGGCTCCTCAATATCAACAATTATTTTGCCCCCTTAGATGCCCTTCTGGACAGCGCCCAGGCCCAGGGATTTCTCAAAGCCCCCCACAGGGACGTGGTTTTGCGGGCAGACACCCCGGATGAAATGATCCGGCGCTTAATTAATTAA
- a CDS encoding cupin domain-containing protein, protein MQTGKISQRIKTYMDKRGMDMAGLAEQTGLTVPFLETMLTRDVYPPLGPLMKIARALGVRLGTFLDDQGQADPFIVRHSTRAAEFSVSGVSGKSPALNFYALGTGKMDRHMEPFFVEILPESAEEKTLSSHEGEEFIVVTQGQIEVIYGKETHILGPGDSIYYNSIVPHYVSCHGDEKAAIHAVIYIPE, encoded by the coding sequence ATGCAGACAGGAAAAATCAGCCAGCGCATTAAAACCTATATGGATAAACGCGGCATGGACATGGCCGGTCTGGCGGAGCAGACCGGGCTGACCGTCCCGTTTCTGGAAACCATGCTCACCAGAGACGTGTACCCGCCCCTGGGGCCGTTGATGAAGATCGCCAGAGCTTTGGGCGTGCGCCTGGGCACGTTCCTGGATGACCAGGGACAGGCCGACCCTTTTATTGTGCGGCACAGCACAAGAGCGGCCGAGTTCAGCGTGTCCGGGGTTTCCGGCAAATCCCCGGCCCTGAATTTCTATGCCCTGGGCACAGGCAAGATGGACCGGCACATGGAGCCGTTTTTCGTGGAGATCCTGCCGGAATCCGCTGAAGAAAAAACCTTGTCCTCCCATGAGGGAGAAGAGTTCATCGTGGTGACCCAGGGACAGATCGAGGTGATCTACGGCAAGGAAACCCATATTCTGGGACCCGGGGATTCCATCTATTACAACTCGATTGTGCCCCATTACGTGAGCTGCCACGGGGACGAAAAAGCCGCCATCCACGCGGTCATCTATATACCGGAATAA
- a CDS encoding AMP-binding protein, which produces MATESGLREITLGDLLDETVAKYGDHDALVYVDRDFRLTYRQFGDLVDELAKGLMALGVTKGEKVAVWATNIPFWVTLQFATAKIGAILLTVNTNYKSAELAYLLQQSETENLFIIDGFQDTDYINTVYELVPELKTCQRGRLTSKEFPCLKRVGFLGQEKHRGMYTIPEIRALAVMVSDDAYAQRQKSLSPHDVVNMQYTSGTTGFPKGVMLTHYNIGNNGYWIGENQKFTQNDRVCLPVPLFHCFGCVLGVLAAVNHGTCMVILEGFDPVMVMSSVEKEKCTALYGVPTMFIALLDHPLFDKFDFSSLRTGIMAGSNCPVHVMEQVIDRMHMTDVTICYGLTEASPVVTYTRIDDDIRLRVETVGRALPHIEVRITDPETGQPLAPGQQGEICCKGYNIMKGYYNNPEATKKAIDDEGWLHTGDLGVLDEQGNLSITGRHKDMIIRGGENIYPREIEEFLIRMDGIRDIQVAAVPSEKYGEEVGAFIILKDGADLEPSDVTDFCRGKISRYKIPRYVHFVTDYPMTASGKIQKYKLTEISEQIWPERR; this is translated from the coding sequence ATGGCAACAGAGTCAGGATTGCGGGAGATTACCCTGGGGGATCTGCTGGACGAGACCGTGGCAAAATACGGGGATCACGATGCCCTGGTATATGTGGACAGAGATTTTCGTCTCACCTACAGGCAGTTCGGGGACCTGGTGGATGAGCTGGCCAAAGGGCTCATGGCCCTGGGGGTTACAAAAGGGGAAAAAGTGGCCGTGTGGGCCACCAACATTCCCTTCTGGGTGACCCTGCAGTTTGCCACGGCCAAAATCGGGGCCATTCTTCTCACGGTGAACACCAATTACAAAAGCGCGGAACTGGCATATCTGCTCCAGCAGTCGGAAACGGAAAACCTGTTCATCATCGACGGGTTCCAGGACACGGATTACATCAATACCGTGTATGAGCTGGTGCCGGAGCTCAAAACCTGCCAGCGGGGCCGCCTGACGAGCAAAGAATTTCCCTGCCTCAAGCGGGTGGGGTTCCTGGGCCAGGAAAAGCACCGGGGCATGTACACCATTCCCGAGATCCGGGCCCTGGCCGTGATGGTGTCAGACGATGCGTATGCCCAACGGCAGAAATCCCTGTCTCCCCATGATGTGGTGAACATGCAGTACACCTCGGGCACCACGGGATTTCCCAAGGGCGTGATGCTCACCCATTACAATATCGGCAACAACGGGTACTGGATCGGGGAAAACCAGAAATTCACACAAAACGACCGTGTCTGCCTGCCTGTGCCCCTGTTCCACTGTTTCGGGTGTGTGCTCGGGGTCCTTGCCGCCGTGAATCATGGCACCTGCATGGTGATCCTGGAAGGATTCGATCCCGTGATGGTCATGTCGTCCGTGGAAAAAGAAAAATGCACGGCCCTGTACGGGGTCCCCACCATGTTTATTGCGCTGCTGGATCATCCCCTGTTTGACAAGTTTGATTTCTCCTCTTTGCGCACCGGGATCATGGCCGGGTCCAACTGCCCCGTGCATGTGATGGAACAGGTGATCGACCGGATGCACATGACGGATGTCACCATCTGTTATGGGCTGACCGAAGCCAGCCCTGTGGTGACTTACACCCGCATTGATGACGATATCCGGCTCCGGGTGGAAACCGTGGGAAGGGCCCTGCCCCACATCGAGGTCAGGATCACGGACCCGGAAACAGGCCAGCCCCTGGCGCCGGGACAACAGGGAGAGATCTGCTGCAAAGGGTACAACATCATGAAAGGGTATTACAACAATCCGGAAGCCACAAAAAAAGCCATTGATGACGAAGGCTGGCTCCACACCGGGGATTTAGGGGTTCTGGATGAACAGGGCAACCTGTCCATCACGGGCCGGCACAAAGACATGATCATCCGGGGCGGAGAAAACATCTATCCCAGAGAAATCGAAGAGTTTCTCATCCGCATGGACGGGATCAGAGATATTCAGGTGGCGGCCGTTCCCAGTGAAAAATACGGGGAAGAGGTGGGCGCATTTATTATTTTAAAGGACGGGGCAGATCTTGAGCCCAGTGATGTGACCGATTTTTGCAGAGGCAAAATCAGCCGGTACAAAATTCCCCGGTATGTGCATTTTGTGACGGATTACCCCATGACCGCATCCGGCAAGATCCAGAAATACAAACTCACGGAAATATCCGAGCAGATCTGGCCGGAAAGGCGGTAA